gacacctcaagaggttcccttgtaagttgtaaaatataaagaaatatttcattttcagaatgtGATATTCTTATTTAGTTACTTTTATTGAATCAGTCTGTGGTATTTTGTtccattaggtaggtagaggtacctatgtatttcgtATCTTTATTTCATAAgttaaaattatttcagttttttgtgtatgtgtaattgtgtaattaaatttataggtataggtgtctacttattttgttttgttttattttctgttttacaCATGAAGTAAAAGTGATTTGTTAATAAAAGTCATAAGTTATTCATTTCACACCAATTGAGCGAAAGCTTGCGAAAAAAACCACGAACGACACAGCTTTAGTCGAATTTCAAAGCTGCAGCCTCCTCCCTccaatttcgagtaaaaatgaactATTGTACATAGAATTTCTTAGTAATGATCTTGCATACCATTAAAATTAGGTAAGAATAAATTTTGTGTGAAATGAGCCCATATTTGTGTCATAATcttcgggatttttgaaaagtttctagtaaaatctatcaaaattagttaaaatttttgtggaaaagcaaaatttcgattgggctcaaaattgagtgaattttttagacacgtaaattttaaaaaattggccaagtttttctacttttgatGAGTTGCGCGATTCCGACTTTTTCAGAGATCCTGAAAATCACGAAGTAATTTTGGTctcaaattctacaaaaatactgggtcattccacgtcaattggacgaAGAAGTGGTAGGAGGGTTCGGcgaaagacctttcgaagggatgaccaatggtgtaaatcgcagccctccagcccatttttaaaggcagccagggggtgtcaaagttttcagtgaacctagaatatcatccatttcagcagtggattactcgataaccgcgatacctaccaaaatgaaactttttcccatagttaggggttttgcaaggctttttggtgatatcataaaaatcagtgttgccactttttttcgtacaaaaaattagctcgaaaagtttcaaaacgtagttttcacatcgttccgactctcataaattctgaaaaaaatatattatggacagcatttcatgctgaacaacatattaaaaaattaggatggtaacatgttgaaaagttgatttaaaaaaatttaaattttgcgaaaaaatgcgattttttgatttaaaacatgaaaaaaaagttctgatatggacccatttgacccctagttttacgtatctgttgaaaaagttttaaaaaaccctttcactcgatgaaataaactcctcacaaaaaaaatcaaaattcgaaaaaattcaattttcaatttcaaacatcaaaaaaagtttgaatttattcagttgtcttattttgacctctttctgacgtatttcatgaaaaagttgataaaaattacactcacaacaaaaaaatgaaaattcgttcattttttgaattttttcgaattttgatttttttgtgaggagtttatttcatcgagtgaaagggttttttcaactttttcaacaggtacctacgtaaaaataggggtcaaatgggtcaacttcacctatcagaactttttttcatgttttaaatcaaaaaatcgcattttttcgcaaacttttaatttttttaaatcaactttgcaacatgttaccatcccaattttttaatatgttgttcagcacaaaaagttgtccataataatcttttttcagaatttttgagagtcgaaatgatatgaaaactacgttttgaaacttttcgagctaattttttgtacgaaaaaagtggcaacactgatttttatgatatcaccaaaaagcctttcaaaacccctaactatggggaaatgtttcattttggtaggtattgcgattatcgagtgatccactgctgaaatggatgatattttaggttcactgaaaactttgacacccccagGCTgactttaaaaatgggctagagggctgcgatttgcgccattggtcatttctttggaaggtctttccacaggaaaaatttcaaaaaaatcgccgaacccctcccaccacttcttggtccaattgttgtggaatgaccctactgaaaaagtttttttttttaatatttgaatttgattcaAGAGAATCGTAATATGTACAATTgatttggctcaaaatttttcaaaaatgctccaaaacattttcataatttattgaaaatgttttggagcatttttgaaaaattttgagcccaatcAATTGTATCATAATTCTCTtgaatcaaattcaaatatttttataaaaacttttttgagcttttttgaagaatttgaatcTAAATTATTTTGTGATGACATCTTTTCGAAAAACCAGGAAACCATTTAGATAGGTTTATACTCGATTGCAGGatcaaatgctcaaaaaaccTTTTTATCAGAATAGTTtaaaatgtcacaaaatttaACTCACTTTAAAAGTCCCGTgcgttttgttcaaaaatctcaaagaTCAAACGAAACTTTCAgttcgaaattcttcaaaaatgctcgaaaaaatttcgcaataggtatttcaaattgTGTGATGatgtttgtgatttttgaaaaatataatgcaAACTATCCAAATGAGTTAACATTTTACGAGAATTTCAAGTATTTCGACGAGAATGTTCTTTGAGTGGGtatcatatttttgaagaatttcaaaccCATTtctgggtcatgatttttggctttttgaatAATATTGTTATGCGAAGCATAAAAATGTGTTAGAATTTTGCGAGAgaatcaaatatttcgacgtaaGTATGAAGATTGAAGACATTTAATTTtatctgtaggtaggtagaggtacctacctgaaagtGAACGAACAACAACTCATTTGCAGTCCCACTTAACTACGTCATAGTGTATCTACCTTGTACATGTGGGGAATGGGTAGGTATAAGTAGATTAGGCCATGTCACCAACTAATCTAAGACGCAAACCCCCATCGCTTCGTCAAGTATTCGGTCAACGTGAACGCGTTCATTTCTTTCATGAACGTTGCCAACACTGCATAGTGCATAGTGCATTTCTGTCCACTTGTttagaataaataaatttatcagATGCAGTTTTCCTTCAATACGCAGTTGAATTGTGCAATCGAAACAAATCCTcttaaataacaaaaaagttcaaaaataaccGTCGACGTGAATGACTTTAGAAAAGAAAGTGATATTTAAGTTTTGAAGGCATCAGTTTTCAATAATAAGACGTATCAACCCATCAACCGATATGAGTAAAGAGGAAGGTAAGTTTTTATTCTTATTATTCCATCAGTAGTTCGAGTCATATAATCGAGTGCTATTTACTACATCACCTAttatgattaattgattattttgcCCATTAGATATAGATACCCTGTCCACTGGACCGTACTTGCAGCAAATAAGTATGGAAACTGACGCGGTAAGTAAATAACCCTAGAGCGGGTATGCAGGTCTGCCATTTTCTTGCGAAAGCGAATTTGTATATAAGTCGAAAACTATAAgatttacagaaattttactAGGGTCCTTTCTCCTTCTTtgtaaagaatgaaaaaatatgaccaactgtgcgaaaatcttgaaatttcatgcagtagaacctaagaaatctaaaaaaaaaaaaaatataaatgaataaaaacaagaacATTTTCTAtaactttttctattttttcaaaatcttgggttctactgcatgaaatttcaagattttcgcACAGttagtcatattttttcattctctacaAAGAAGGACCCTcgtaaaatttctgtaaatcTTATAGTTTTCGACTTTTATACAAATTTGCTTTCgcaagaaaatggcggaccagcataccccccccccctaatcaACCCTGCCACCTCAACTATGGTATGACTACCCAGAGGTGGTGCGTAAAGATTGCACCATTGATTCCGTTGGGCATTttgcatacttttttatttcaaggggccaacatttttttttaaattgttaatttcaacatttattgattttttaatttttttttaaaaccaaaaacagCTGAAATCATAttgctttttcaataaaaattgtgtgTCCATCCATGCCCAAGTTGCTCGTGCACAGCAGTTTGCCAGTGGCATATCCTTTAATTTaagggcaaaaaatttcaagcgtcTAGCCTGTagaaaacttgttgaaaaatttctgcttcTTAAAAGTAAAGAAGTAGGCAACCTTGCTGAACACATTTGTCACCATGTTGATGGTGGCGGGATGTTGATAGGCCTACATCTATAATAATGCTTTATAAATATGTATTGTTCTTTACAAAGGAAATTGAATGCATGTTGGAAAATATTACGAAGGGGCGTGGAGAAGATTCTACAGCGGCACGAGAGAGTTTACTAAAATTATTCCTATATCGGAATACACTAGAGAAAAATCAGCGCAAGAAGGAATGTGAACTGCTAAGAATAAAAATTGGTTCCCTGACATAcaaattggtaaattattgtttaCCTAACAAAttcatttagttttttttttttaaattttaaatttgtatgCTGAATTTCAGGAGTCAGACCCAGAGCGTGAACAGTACCGTAGAACAAACGCGGTGCTCACTTTGAGGTTATATGTGGAGCAGCTGAGAAGGAAATTCCGCGAAGAAAGCAAAATGCCACGTAAAGAACAAATGATCAGAGATCTACAATCGGTTAACGAAAATGTCACTTCCCCTAACATATCCATCGAATACATCGAGTGGCTTTGGCTTTTGAAATGCTCAAGCTATAGGCCAGCCCGGGACTTACGTAAAATGGCTAagaaaaatttcggaaaaacgACAGATTTTGTAGTACTTCTTAGTTTGCTTTCGAGCGAAGTGAGCCACACCATGCGATATCCACCAGATATGCTAACCCTGAAACTTGGGTTAAAAGCTCTTGGTCTAGACTCGAAGCGTATGGAGGTTGCCGTCGAGACTTTACATCATGATCCGTTTCCGTTGAAGAAAACaaggtaaattaattttattataacGTACGTACTTACTGTAAAGTTACATTACCTATGATAGTACACTGAGTTTTTGATCAACTAAGTCGTCGATactttttttcagctcaaaaaagAAACGTTACGTGAATACAAATTCTTTGCCAGCTTTGAAAGCACAGCCAAGAAAACGTGTGAAATTGGACCGATCTAAGTTTCGCTCACAATCAGATACAGATTCTTCATCAGCTTGAATAATGAATAGTGAACCTTTATTTTATTGAACGGGTCATCCGCACTTATCAATGAtcagaatttattttgt
This region of Planococcus citri chromosome 5, ihPlaCitr1.1, whole genome shotgun sequence genomic DNA includes:
- the LOC135848309 gene encoding uncharacterized protein LOC135848309 produces the protein MSKEEDIDTLSTGPYLQQISMETDAEIECMLENITKGRGEDSTAARESLLKLFLYRNTLEKNQRKKECELLRIKIGSLTYKLESDPEREQYRRTNAVLTLRLYVEQLRRKFREESKMPRKEQMIRDLQSVNENVTSPNISIEYIEWLWLLKCSSYRPARDLRKMAKKNFGKTTDFVVLLSLLSSEVSHTMRYPPDMLTLKLGLKALGLDSKRMEVAVETLHHDPFPLKKTSSKKKRYVNTNSLPALKAQPRKRVKLDRSKFRSQSDTDSSSA